The DNA window TGAGGTGAGGAGGACGCGTCCGGAACGGACCATGTCCGGTGTGGTGAGGGGGCTGGCTGAGTCTTTTGTCCCTTATTGGAGGTTGTCGTGAGGGGGGGGAATCCGGCCGGAATGAATTGTTACGGGGACCGCTCGCGCTTTTTGGAGTGCGCAGCGGTGCCAGGCTCGAAAAGACCTCGCCAGGCACCGGCGGACTCCCATATCCCCTGCACAATTGATTCCGCCTCCTTCCCCCGGCAGGTTATCGCCGGGGACAAAAGACTCAGGCGGAGGTTTTCGCGGCACCGGACATGGTCCGCTCCGGACGCTGATTGTCTCTAACCTTAAATGGGGAGGACCCTGTCGCGGCCACTACGAAGCTGCGATACTTTTACGGTCTGACGGTATCTCACCAAACCAGTCAGAGACCGGATAGCAGATATTTTAAAGCATTCGGAGGAACATAGTGGTTGCGACGATCCTCCTCCCCCTTTGAAGGAATAAGAACAGATCAGCGGCCGCAGGCCCGGATTCGGGATGGAGAAAACCTCGGCGTCTTCAGTCCCGGGCCATAACCTTCCTGTGGGGAAGAAGGGAGAAAAAGATTCCGCAGGGAACCTGGAGTCCATCGGCACTTACCGAGGTTTTTCACGAGGTTAGTGTCCGTTATGTACTCCGAAGAGCGCAAGCGTTTCCCGAAGGAACTTTTTCTGCCCGGATTCCCCACCCGCAACAACCTGCAAGCCGGGACTGAAGACTCACAACCTCCCTCTCACCATCCCGAACCCCGACCGTCCCGGCGGCGTTCTCATTCCTCAATTAAATCCTTATTTTCAAAAGAAGGAGCGCCATATGGGAACAAGTTATGCAAATACACTTAATTCAAGGCTTATCACAATCATACAGAGAAAAACTCTGCAGGCCTCTATTTCCAGAAATTTTGCCTCTGCAGAATCTTATGCGTTAGCTCTCAGTATTGACATGAAATATGACAGAAGTAATATTTCCCGAAGCCTTAACCAACTCTTTCAGGATGGTGTCCTTGTTAAGGTGCAGGGACGTCCAACCCTGTATTTTGATAAAAAGACCCTTTGTGATTATTTTTCCATCTCACAACTGCCTTCCTCCTTTGAGAACTCGGAGCAGCTTAAGGGCGCTCTTCTCTCCACTCATCCCGACGATATCCGTTCCTCCGTCACTGCTTTTCATTCCTTAATTGGCACCGGAACCAATGAAAGTTTATGCGGACTGGTAACCACCGTTAAAAATATACTTATTTATCCGTCACCCGTCCATGGATTTATTCTGTCCGGTGAACCTGGAAGCGGTAAAACAGCTTTTTTACATGCAATTCTGGATGCCGAAATACAGATTAAGAATACGCCCAGGGAACAAATTCTCTATCTGGATTTCAGAAAAACATTCGATGTGGATATTTCCGACCGCTTTTCTGCCGATAGTGAAGCGCCTCCCTGTATTTTTGTCTTCCGCTCCCCTGATACGCTGGATGATAACAGATACTCCCTGTTTTCCGATACACTCCACCATATTTTAAGCGGGCATATATCCGGTGTTTCAGCCTTTATCGTTATCTGTGACACCCTCCATATGCAGGAGAAATTAAAGCTGGAGCTGGCCTATGCCGCCGAAAGCATCCACCTGCCTTCGTGGTCGGAAAGAACGACGAAAGAAAAAATGATGCTGATTCTCAAGGCATTCCAAGAACAGTGTGACCTTATAAAAAAGCCCATCGAACTTAGCAAAATCTGTTTTAATAACCTGCTATGCGGTAAATACGAGCGTAATCTGGCTTCGCTGCGTGGTGAGGTGGCACTGGTGTGCAGAAATGCCTATGCAAATTCCTATCCAGCCTCCGATACGGTCCGTATACAACTCGACGACATTTCCAGCCGTATTTTCAGCCAGACAGAAAACCTCTCAGTGATTCTTTCCAACATGAACACGGCGGGCGAGCGGGTAAATTTTTCTACCGTATATTTTTATCCTTCCCAGGATAACTTTACCTTTGAACAGGTAAAAAAACTTCCAATTGACAAGAATGGAGACTTTTTGAAATACAGTGCAAAACCATTCTCTTCCGGTACCAATGATACTGATATAGTGCACCAGTGTGAAAATGCACTGCATACCTCCCGTTCCGCGCGTGAAGTAATGAAAACTTCAAAAACATACCAGATTTTAATGAGTGTCTTTCCTACAGCCACTTTTACGCGATTTCTACCCGTACAGAATCCTCCCGCAGTTTATCTGGGGCTGTATGCGCACATGGCAACCGTAATAGAGCAATGTCTTTCTAAGGCGTACGAAGCGGAGTCTTTTTCCATTCCTGAGAAGCTCACTTTAAACGAAGCAGTCTTTCCCGCCACAAATGCATTTGCTGATATCATCTCAAGCGAGTTTGATTTTACACTTCCCGAATACGAGAAGACGTGGTGCAGTCTTTATCTCACTATGGCAATGACACTGCAGACACAGACAAAAATCCAGGTCTTTATCTTATGCCGCTGGCAGCGTATTACGGAAGTCTATGAGGAATTTGCCGCCTCGCTGCCTGCCGAAAACAGACCGCTTTTTTTCACATGCGAAAATGCGGCTCCGGATACAAGTGTACATGTTCAGTACTCGCCCATTGTAGACGAACTTGCCTCCCATTATAATTCCAAAGGCGTCATCCTGATCAGCGACGGCCCCCTGGCTCCCGAGCTGGTAAACCAGATATTCCGCAAACTGGATAATAACGTTTACTATATTGACCAGCTCACCAGGGCAATTGTCTCACAGGCCGTCAGTTTTTCCGATGATCCCTTTAATTCAATTGAGTATTTTGCCCGCTATTGTTCCTCCAACCTGAATAATGGCAGAAACCTTACTCCTGAGAATAAGATCTCCACCATCGTAAAAAACATTATCCATGACTCTCTGACCTTCCTGGACTCCGATAAACTATACAGCCTCCTGTCCAACACCCTGAACGATATACAGACCGGGTTAAAAATCGGAGATAACGACAATCTCACCGTCCGTTTTATTGTGCACGCCTCCTTCATGGTAGAACGCTCAATCAAGCGGGAGACTCTGCCATATAAGAGGACAAAAGAATTTATCCGCGGACATGAGCAATTATTTAACACCGTCCGGAAAAATATAGAAGTCATTGAGAAGCTGTTTAATACCAAAATTCCTGATACGGAACTGGCGTATATTTCAGAGATATTTCTGGACTATCTGTGATGACCGCAACAAAACCGACTTCACACTTAACGAAAGAGACAACCCACCTCTGAAAGATGGCGGACTGCCGGGTCTGAAAATTCATCCCTGCGTCCGCCATCTTTCAGAGGTGTTCTCACATCTTAACTAAATCAGACACTATCCTCCCCTCCCCATCAAATCTCAACTGTTTCGGTGCCGACAATACTTCGATTCTGTTCTCCCTTTTTATCTCTTCCAGATAGTTATCAGATACCTCTATTTCTGACAAATGGAGGGTATCTCTGATATGAACCATCTTTACATACTTTTTTCCTCTTTTCGGCGTACAGCACGCCGCGGCACGTATTGCAGTCTCGTCATCTTTCAGAATAATCGGCAGTTTTGCGGCCATAAAGGCACCGGACGTCAGTATATTGGTATACATAGCATTGAAGTTTATACTTTCCGCCACCCGGCATGTCGTTAAATCGGCGGCTCCGATTCCATTGGCGTTGCCGTGGGATGGGCCGGTTATGTCAAGCGCCACAATGCAATGGATCGGCACGGATGGAGTTCTAGGGAGAGGGGTAATTGCGCGTCCAGTAATATTTGGATCCATGCCGCCTCCCGAGATGTCTTTTCCTAACTGATCCACGATCAGCACATCTATCTCGTCCACCAGAAAGTGGGGCATATTCTGCCGTGCCAGTTGCAGAAGAGCCGCTTCCCGCTCCAACAGCCGCCCGGGCATCATCGCCTCGATTATCATCGTCTCATCACAGGCATTTTCAACAATGCCCAGCCCGAACAGCACCGGCGCTTTCCTTAGAAATATTCGGCCGCCCTCGGGCAGGATTTTTGCCAGGCTGGAATACCCCTGGCTGTGAAACTCTGCCGCCCCCTTATGTTTTCCGAGACCGACCACCATCATTTTGCACAGGCCGCTCTCTACGATGCCATTGATACTGGTATGAGGCTTGATCCGGCCGCAAACCACGATTCCGTCTGCCTCAGCCGCAGTTTTTCCACAATAGATACGGCATCCACTGTGCGTTATCCCCAAACATACCGTCTCCATGTCGGATATAATATCCATACCGGTACTTTCTTTTGTTATTTCTAGATTTTTCAGGACTTCGGCCTGGCCGGCCGCTGTCGCTTCCCCGTGGCTGCCCATGGCCGGTACGATAAACGGGCTGGCTCCCAGAGAATAGAGATATTCCCCCAATATTTTTAAAATTTGAGGAAGATTTGCGATTCTTCTGCTCCCTGCCGTTATCGCAATTCTTTTCCCCTCTATATTGCCTAATGAAAGGCGCATTAATGTCTCTAATACCGCTCTTTTCACATCCCGGATTCCCCTGCCGGGAAAGTTCTGGCGAACCCGAATCATCGGAGGCAGGCAGTCCTCCATATCTCCTTGAATTTTAAATGGTATCGGTTCAAACTTCATGCTCCGCCCCCCCTGCTTTTAAAAACGGATTAACCGGGATAAATCAGCCGGCCTGCTGCCTGGATTTTCGCTGGACGCACGCAAAAGAGAATTCATTTTATCCAGGCGCTCACCCGATTTTGGCGCTCCATTTTTGGAAATGGACGTTTCCAGGCCAAGAGACAGATCCGCTACAATATCCCCGACCACGCCGCCTGACCGGCCCGATGGAATTGTCAAAAGTCCTCTTTGTTCCGCAAATCGGTATGTATCCATCGCCTCCGTCAGTGTCCCCACCTGGTTCGGTTTCAGAATAAAACCGTCGATAGCCTTTCTATTGCAGGCCTCCTCGAGCCTCTCTCTGTTAGTTACAATAAAATCGTCTCCAATCAGGTTTGTCCTTGTCAAAGTTTTGTGTGCCCTTTCAAATCCGTCCCAGTCATTTTCATCCAGAAGATCCTCCACAAAAAGAAGCGGTATTTTTTCTGTTAACATTTTCATATACTGAATCAGTTCCTCCGATGTTACCCTGCTTCCGTTCAGCTCATATGTCCCGTTTTCTTTATCATACATTTCACTGGATGCGCAGTCCAGGCAGTACGCCATGCGATCCGTATATCCGCACTGTTCCACCGCCTCCTGTATCAGATTCAGGACTGTTTCCGGATCTTTTGAGGGAGCCGCCCATCCGTATGAACCGCCTAAAAATGGCTCTGCGTTTTTGCAATAGCGTGGAATCACTTTTTCAAGGCGGCGGTAAACCTGTACTGCCATTGCAACCGCCTCGTCTACCGATTCCGCCTTATACGGCGCCAGGATAAATTCGTTAAATGCCTGCCTGATTCCCCGGTTATTCCCGCCATTTACGACATTGAACGTCGGAAGAGGAATTGTTTTCAATGCATGTCCGGCCAAATACCGGTAAACCGGCTGTCCGGCACAGGCTGCAGCGGCCCTCAGGCAGGCTGCCGAGACGCTGTATATTGAGTTACCCCCCAATTTATGTTTGTCTTTCGTCCCATCCAGCGTGATCATCCGGCGGTCAATTTTTTCCTGGTCACAGACATCAATTCCCTGAAGCGCCGGGGCAATTATGTCCTCCACCATCCTCACCGCGCCGTGCACGCTGAGCCCGTCATATTCATTCTCAACCCCATCACGAAGTATAAATGCCTCATACATGCCCACCGAGGTTCCGGTCGGGGCCGCCGCCCTTCCCATGCATCCTCCCTGGGTAATTACATCAACCTCCAGTACCGGCCTTGCCTTGCAGTCGAGGATCTGCCTTGCCCTAATCGTTTCAATCGAAGTCCTCACCTTTTATTCCTTCTTTCCATCTACAAATTGTTTTGGGGGTACATAAAGCACGTTAAAATCGCATACGTTCGTTCCTGTGTTTCCCGTGTATACAATCCCCCCTGCCTTTGTCAGAGCTTCAAACCCAGAGTGTTCCCTGAGAGTCCTGTAAGCGTCCACTCCCGCTTCTGCCAGAGCCTTCAGGCTCTCAGAATCGGCAATCCCCCCCGCCGCATCGGTACTTCCATCCGTTCCTTCACTATCTATGGAAAGGAAACACGCGCCTTCAACAGCAGAGGCTTTGAGTGCAAATCCCAGGGCCATCTCCTGCGACGGCCCTCCATGCCCTCTGACTCTGCTGTTATCCATTATCGTCGTGACCGCCTCCCCGGCGGAAAATACCAGGCACGGCGGAGGAACCGGCTGGCCGTATTCCTGGATCTGCCTCGCAACGGAGGCCATCATTGCCCCCGCCTCCTTTGCCTCCTCCTCGATAAAGGTGGTCAATACAATAGCCGGAACTTTTCGTTTCTTTGCTGCTTCCATCGCATAGACACAGGAATCAGGCAGGGTATTAATCTGATAATATGTATTTTTCGGAAACTCCTTTGGCGTTTCCTTGCCTTCTCCCGGTGTTTCCAGATAGGCAACAATCGATTGGGGGAGGCGCTCTCTGAGATTGTAATCACATATCATTCTGCACGCATCCTTTAATGTTGTCTGATCCGGTCCCATAGGCGTCCCGTAAAAACGCTTCCATGGTATGGAGATATCACCTGTCGGAGGGTTGCCTACCGAGTCGCTGATATTAAATCCGATCAGCTCTGCCCCCCTGTCCCGGATCAGCTCTGCCATTCTACCGCCGTTCATACCGGAGATATGGCGCCTGACCGCATTAATTTCCCTTATACCCGCTCCTGATTTAAGAAGTACGTCGGTAGCCTCCATCTCCTCCTGCAGCGTAATACCCTCCACCGGGTAGCTCATCAGTGCAGAACTCCCTCCGCTCATCACACAGATAAACAGATCACCGGATGATGCCTGTCCTATCATTTTCCGTATCTCCATGCAGGCGCGGTATCCCTCCTCGTTCGGAATAGGATGCCCTCCCGTATACACCCTGATCCTTTTGAATCCATCTTCCGGTTCCTGTATTTTGACAACGGCAATTCCATCTGTCAAAAAATCCCCCAGTATCTCTTCCACCGCCTTTGCCATTGCATTACAGGCTTTTCCCGCGCCAATCAGATAAATATGCTCCCTTTGGGTAAGATCCCAGCATTTATCACCAATTTTAAGACTGCTTCCCTCCACCCTCATAACGGAACGGATTCTGCCATAGGCGTTAAGTTTTTCCAGCACTTCTTCCGTTATTTCCAGTACAATTTTTCTGGATTCCGGCACACCTGCTGTAAGCAGCTGATGTTTATTTTTAATCTCCACGCTCATATCAAACCGCCCTCTCTTACTTCAGAGCAATACGGATGCCCTTAACATAGTAGTACTCCTCCAGTGAAAAAACGCTTCCGTCTTTGCCGATTCCACTGTCTTTACACCCTCCATGAGGATAAGGCGCTCCTGTTCCAGGCCCGTTTACATTGACAATTCCGGCCTCCAGTCCCCTTGTAAGCGCCGCGATTTCGTTATAATCCCGGGCCCAGATATAAGATGTCAATCCATAGCGGCTGTCATTGGCCCTCTTAAGCGCCTCGCCCTGCTTCTCATACGGCATAATCGCCACAATGGGGCCGAATACTTCCTCTTTTATCACTTCCATATCATCCGTAACTTCCGTCAGAATTGTGGGCAGATAATAATATCCTTTTTCCTTCTCCTCCGGCTTCCTTCCGCCGCATTCCACCCGCGCACCCATTGCCAGCGCATCGGCCACAATGGCTTCCATACGCTCCACCGCGTCAGCACTGATTAACGCTCCCGTGTTGGCATCCTCATCCATCATTCCGCATCTGGCAGTCACCGCCATTTCAATACACTCTTTTAAAAATGCGTCGTATACCCTGCTCTGAACATAGACACGTTGTGGAGAAACGCATGTCTGTCCCGCACATCTCATTTTATTTCCGATTGTGTGTGCCGCCGCAGCCTTTAAGTCAGCGGAGGCAGTGACAATGACGGGGGCATTTCCTCCCAGCTCCATGGAAAAACGTTTTACGGAAGTCGTCGAATCTTTGATCATGTGCAGTCCCCCCTGGGTGGAACCTATCATTGTAATCATCGCCGGGATTTTGCTTTTGCAGAGCACCTTTCCGATTTCCCCCGCATCCCCCGCAATAAAATTGAGCACTCCTTTTGGGAAACCTATTTTTTTTAATATTGAGCCCAAGTACATCGTGGACAGCGGTGTTTTTGTCGCCGGTTTTATTACGGCCGTACAGCCGGAGGCCAGGATCGGCCCTATTTTTGTCGCAACATTATGCATTGGGAAATTCCAGGCAAGGGCGGCCACCACCACTCCCAGAGGTTCCCTTACCGTCATATACATTCCATGGCCGCCGCTTATATCGCGCAGGATTTCCTCCTGGCTGCATTTTGCCTGCTCCATAAAGAATCCAAGATAATTAATCAGGCTGTCCGTCTCAAACTGTGCATGACTTCTGAGCTTTCCCGATTCCAGCAGCAAGAGCGTCAGCAAATTTTCTTTTTCATCCATAATGGCCTGCTGCAGTCTGCTAACCCAGCTCCCCCTCTCCTCCAGAGAAAGAGACGACCACATTGGAAAGGCTCTCTCAGCCGCCTCCAGAGCCCTGGCGGCCTGTCCGCCGTCCGCCAGTTTTACATCGGCCACCCATTCCTCATTTCCGGGACAGCATACCCGCTCCGTTCTCGAATTCCCCTCTTCTAATTCCCCGTCTATATAATGATAAAAGTGATCTGCCGGCAGTTTTATATTCATATTCTGTTATCCTCCTCCATAATTGCTATACCGTTAATTTCCGCCTCTGTCATACCGTAATCCCGCTCTGCGCTTTCCCTGGATATATATCCCTCCTCCAAATCATAACGGATCAGTTCCTTATCCCGTTCCATTGGATTACCATATCCTCCTGCCCCCGGCATGCGGCATCTTAAAACTCCGTTTTCCTTAAGCGGCGTTCCCGATTTTTTGGAATCGATCACCTGCTCCTCCGATGTATCCGGATAAAGGATAATTTTCCCAGGGAGTCCCGGTTTTCCGCCGAAGAGTCCCCATGGCGGCATCTTCTGCCTGTCCGCCTTGACTGAGAATTCACTGCTGTGCCCCAGGACCCGTATATCTTTCATCATGGACAGACCGCCTCTGAACCGTCCGGGTCCACCGGAATCCGTAACCAGAGTATACTGCTCAACCATATACGGAAACTCGATTTCCATGCTTTCTATTGGAAGATTCGAGGTATTTGACATATGAACCTGTACACAACTCAGCCCATCCTTATTGAATCTGGCCCCGGATCCTCCGCCAAAGGTTTCCATATAGACGTAATACTGATGATCGCTCGGACTCACTCCTCCAAAATAAATTCCGGTAATGGCGCTGTTTGTTCCGGCTATTACCTTTTCCGGCACCACTTGGGCCATCGCCCCGAATACCATGTCCGCTACTCTCTGTGCCGTATCACTGCGGCCGGCACAGGCGGCCGGTTCCGTACACCCTAGTATGCAGCCGGGACGGCTGGTGATATGTATGGCGCGGTAATATCCGCCGTTTGCCGGCAGGGACGGATCCACAATGCTTTTAATTCCATAGTAAACCGAGGCATAGAGAGCCGTAACAGGAAGGTTAATCGCTCCTTTTACCTGATCTGGGTTGTTTGTGAAATCAAGATAAATATCTTCTCCTCTCACTTCGATTTTTACATTGAGCGGGATTGGACCGCTACCGACTCCATCTGAATCCAAAAAGTCGGAAAATTCATATTTTCCATCCGGAATTTCTTTCAAAGCGATTCTGATTTTGCGTTCCGAGTAGTTAAGCAGCTCTGCCATACAATCCTTTATCAGTCCATTGCCATAACGTCTGCATACATCCTCCACTCTTAGGACGCCTTTTTTATTGCAGGCAAACTGGGCATTTAAGTCTCCCCGACGGATATGGTTGACCCGGCAGTTCAAAAGAATCATATCCAGGATATCCTTATTTAACGTTCCTTCCGTAAATATTTTAATCACCGGGATTCGGATGCCCTCCGCATAGATAGAATCCGAATCCGCGGCATTGGATCCGGGGACGCGTCCACCCACATCATTGTGATGTGCAATATTGGCCACAAATGCTACCAACTCATTTTCATGAAAAACAGGGGACGCCACCGCTATATCCGGCAAATGCGTTCCTCCGCCGTTATAGGGATCGTTCGCAATAAACATGTCCCCCGGCCGTATTTCTTCCGGCCTGTATTTTTTTCTGATTTCCTCCACCATACCAAGCATGGAGCCAAGGTGCATCGGTATATGTTCCGCCTGTGCGATTGTATTGCCCGATGCGTCAAACAATGCGCAGGAGCAGTCTTTTCGCTCCTTGATGTTTGTAGAATATGCCGACTTTACCAGAACCGCACCCATTTCCTCGGCAATAGACATAAATGTATTTCCTATTACCTCAAGAATAATGCCGTCAATTTTTTTCATATCCCAGCCTCCTCCTATACAAATACTTTCACAATTAGATTTCCATATTTATCTACTTTGAACCATGTATCCGGAGGAATAACCGTTGTAGAATCCATCTGCTCGATGATGCACGGTCCCTCCACTCTTGCACATTTTCCAAGTTTTTCACGGCCGTAGACCGGGCACTCGATTGTTCCCGTCTTTTCAAAATAAACATTTCTCCTGCTTATAACCGCTGTCCCGGGATCACTCATCTCATATTCCAGCTCGGAAAGTTCCGGTTTTGTCACAAGCCCAATTGCCTCGCTCCTGAAATTAACAAACTGTACCGGAGCTTCCGGATTATAGTATCCGTAGTTCATCTCATGAGCCAGGAAGAAGTCTTTTTTCATCTTTTCTATATCAACTTTTGTAATCTCTGCCGCCGGAATTTCAATCTGAAGTTCATAATTCTGCCCTACGTACCGCATTTCCGCTATATTATGAAATTTCTGCCGTTCTTCCTGCACATGCTCCGAAGCAAGCCATTCCTTCCCCTGTTCCATAAGACCTTTCACCAGCTCATTTACTTTCTGCGGCGTGGCCTCTTCCCAGGCCAATAAGGCCGTTTTCACATAACTCTTCTTGATATCCGCGGTCAGCAGGCCTAAAGCGCAGAGAGCACCCGGAGCCGGTGGGATTAGTACTGTGCCAATTCCCATTTCCTGTGCCAGCTCGACGGCATGGAGTGGACCGGCTCCGCCATAAGCAGCCAAAATGAAATCCGAAGGATTATATCCCTTTTCAACCGTAATAACCCGGATTGCTCTTGCCATATTGGAATTTACAACGCTGATAACACCCTGGGCGGCCTGTTCCGGCGTCATTTTCATTGCTTTTGCCAGTTTTTCTTCCACTGCCGCTTCAGACAGCGCGGCATTTATCTTCAGTCGTCCTCCCAGCACGTACTCCGGATTAATACGGCCGAGAACCAGATTCGCGTCCGTTACAACCGGCTGTTCATTCCCCAGTCCGTATGCAGCCGGTCCGGGATTCGCGCCCGCGCTTTCCGGCCCCACTTTTAGTGCTCCCGCATTATCGATATAGGCGATACTCCCCCCGCCTGCTCCAACGGCATGAACATCGATCATGGGAACTCCCGACGGCAGGCCACACACCTTCCGTTTTGTGGTATACTCTGCAATTCCGTCATTTACGAGGGAGACATCCGTGCTGGTTCCACCCATATCATATGTAATAATATTTTTGTATCCGGCTTTTTCCGCCACATAAATGGCACCCATTACACCCGCGCTCGGGCCTGAGAGTGCCGTTTGAACCGGTGTCTCAACCGTGGAGCTGATCGACATGACACCTCCGTTCGACTGTGTGATATATGGTTCCACTGCTATTCCTATCCCTTTAATCCGCTTTTGGAGATTGTTAATGTACATTTTTATTCTCGGACCCAGATAAGAATTGATTACTGTAGTGCTGAGGCGTTCAAATTCACGGAATTCCGGCAAAATCGTGGACGAGATGGAGATATATGCCTCCGGCCATTCTTCCCTGATAATCTCTTCCACCGCCCTTTCATTCTGAGGATTTAAAAATGAGAACAGGAAGCAAACGGCAACCGACTCAACTTTTTGTGCCTTCATCTCTTTTACAATTTCTCGTATTTCGTCGTTCCTAATCTCTTTCAATATGGTTCCGTCGGACATCACACGTTCATTCGCTTCTTTCCTAAGTGCCCTTCTTATTAGTGTTTCCGGCTTATCTTCAAAAATATTATAGAGGGATGGACGCACCTGGCGGCCTATCTCCAGCAAATCCCGGAACCCTTTGGTTGTAATTAGTGCCGTCTTCGCACCTTTTCTTTCGATAATCATGTTGGTAGCAACCGTAGTTCCATGCCCGAAATACTCTATCTCCTCAACGGGCACCCCATACAGCTCCAAAGTTTCCTTCGTGCCGTCGGCGATTGCAACAGACTGATCCTGCAGTGTGGACGACAGCTTATAGGTATAATATTTTCCCGTATTCGCATCCAGCAATGTTACATCTGTAAAGGTTCCGCCTACATCAATACCAATTCTGAACATAATTTACCTCCTTAATTATTTTTTAATACGTTAATTCTCTTTTGATTTATTTGTATTTTATTGTCATTTTTATTATTAGTCAAAAAACTATATCCTATTTTGTTTTTTTGTATAGTGTATTTATTTGCAGAATTTATTGTAATTATTATCAGAAGTCTTTTTTATAAGTGCTTTTCTTTTTTTAGTGTGCTGATTAAACTTTTTTGATTCTCCCATATCTGGGGGATTATGTCGAAGCGCTTCGTTACTGTGCTTAAACCATAAGAAATATTGGCACGAAAAAATGCCCGGTATTCTGCTTTCGGAATAAAACGGAAATAATTTATTCCCTCCCAACCGCCTGATATCCGTTGCAAAATAGTGCTATAAATGGTATTGTTAGAGCAGAAACAGATTTGCTTTTGCTGCACTGAAAAGCACGCTAAGGACACAGCCCGAAGCCGTCCCGCTTCGGGTTTGGGAGGATATGAATGGATACACGAAAAGGCCAAGCAGAAAAGACCGTCAGGGACTTCTTAGATGCTTATTTAATACACCGTAATATTAAAAACGCACTTTCTTTCCTATCGGATAACATAATGTGGAGCGGCGTAGGGAACGACATTGCTCTCTGCGGAATCCAAAAAGTGGAGAAACTTCTCGAAAAAGAATTTTCACGTGATCCCGAGCCCTACATAATAGATCTGATTCAACCATGTGAGACGTCAGATTCTCTTAATCATGCTGTTTTCATGTCGGAGCTTAAACTGATGAGACCGGTGCCTGCAGGTCCCTCCTATACTCTCAAAGCCCGTTTGAGCGCTTCCTGTGCCCAGTCGGACCATGTATGGAAAATCACTTCCCTCCATGTGTCTGATCCGCGCATTCTACAGGATTCCACTTCCGTCACCAATGATTACATTGAGGAAGAACATTTAAATCACAGCGTATTCTTTACCGCCGATCATGAAAAACAGGCGGTTCTCCAGAATCACAGACTGTCTGCCCAGCTTGAGGCCCGCAATGAGATCCTGAAAGTAGCGCTGGAGCATACTTCCATCTGTGAATTCTATTATTATCCCGAGAGTCGCAGCTGTGTCATTCCGCAGCGTACCTGTGACTACTATCACTGTAACGGGCGCTATGACCGGATGCCCGACAGTTTCCTTGAACATCTTGTT is part of the [Clostridium] symbiosum genome and encodes:
- a CDS encoding aldehyde dehydrogenase family protein; the encoded protein is MNIKLPADHFYHYIDGELEEGNSRTERVCCPGNEEWVADVKLADGGQAARALEAAERAFPMWSSLSLEERGSWVSRLQQAIMDEKENLLTLLLLESGKLRSHAQFETDSLINYLGFFMEQAKCSQEEILRDISGGHGMYMTVREPLGVVVAALAWNFPMHNVATKIGPILASGCTAVIKPATKTPLSTMYLGSILKKIGFPKGVLNFIAGDAGEIGKVLCKSKIPAMITMIGSTQGGLHMIKDSTTSVKRFSMELGGNAPVIVTASADLKAAAAHTIGNKMRCAGQTCVSPQRVYVQSRVYDAFLKECIEMAVTARCGMMDEDANTGALISADAVERMEAIVADALAMGARVECGGRKPEEKEKGYYYLPTILTEVTDDMEVIKEEVFGPIVAIMPYEKQGEALKRANDSRYGLTSYIWARDYNEIAALTRGLEAGIVNVNGPGTGAPYPHGGCKDSGIGKDGSVFSLEEYYYVKGIRIALK
- a CDS encoding hydantoinase B/oxoprolinase family protein produces the protein MKKIDGIILEVIGNTFMSIAEEMGAVLVKSAYSTNIKERKDCSCALFDASGNTIAQAEHIPMHLGSMLGMVEEIRKKYRPEEIRPGDMFIANDPYNGGGTHLPDIAVASPVFHENELVAFVANIAHHNDVGGRVPGSNAADSDSIYAEGIRIPVIKIFTEGTLNKDILDMILLNCRVNHIRRGDLNAQFACNKKGVLRVEDVCRRYGNGLIKDCMAELLNYSERKIRIALKEIPDGKYEFSDFLDSDGVGSGPIPLNVKIEVRGEDIYLDFTNNPDQVKGAINLPVTALYASVYYGIKSIVDPSLPANGGYYRAIHITSRPGCILGCTEPAACAGRSDTAQRVADMVFGAMAQVVPEKVIAGTNSAITGIYFGGVSPSDHQYYVYMETFGGGSGARFNKDGLSCVQVHMSNTSNLPIESMEIEFPYMVEQYTLVTDSGGPGRFRGGLSMMKDIRVLGHSSEFSVKADRQKMPPWGLFGGKPGLPGKIILYPDTSEEQVIDSKKSGTPLKENGVLRCRMPGAGGYGNPMERDKELIRYDLEEGYISRESAERDYGMTEAEINGIAIMEEDNRI
- a CDS encoding hydantoinase/oxoprolinase family protein is translated as MFRIGIDVGGTFTDVTLLDANTGKYYTYKLSSTLQDQSVAIADGTKETLELYGVPVEEIEYFGHGTTVATNMIIERKGAKTALITTKGFRDLLEIGRQVRPSLYNIFEDKPETLIRRALRKEANERVMSDGTILKEIRNDEIREIVKEMKAQKVESVAVCFLFSFLNPQNERAVEEIIREEWPEAYISISSTILPEFREFERLSTTVINSYLGPRIKMYINNLQKRIKGIGIAVEPYITQSNGGVMSISSTVETPVQTALSGPSAGVMGAIYVAEKAGYKNIITYDMGGTSTDVSLVNDGIAEYTTKRKVCGLPSGVPMIDVHAVGAGGGSIAYIDNAGALKVGPESAGANPGPAAYGLGNEQPVVTDANLVLGRINPEYVLGGRLKINAALSEAAVEEKLAKAMKMTPEQAAQGVISVVNSNMARAIRVITVEKGYNPSDFILAAYGGAGPLHAVELAQEMGIGTVLIPPAPGALCALGLLTADIKKSYVKTALLAWEEATPQKVNELVKGLMEQGKEWLASEHVQEERQKFHNIAEMRYVGQNYELQIEIPAAEITKVDIEKMKKDFFLAHEMNYGYYNPEAPVQFVNFRSEAIGLVTKPELSELEYEMSDPGTAVISRRNVYFEKTGTIECPVYGREKLGKCARVEGPCIIEQMDSTTVIPPDTWFKVDKYGNLIVKVFV